The following proteins are co-located in the Clavibacter capsici genome:
- a CDS encoding ABC transporter permease: MSNALMGNPNDPHNDPNLPEGGANSELTIEQREVEGLSQGTVVRRRFLRHKGAMTALVILLLMAILVYSSVGIQFFGLRIPGWWLWGYEDASPIVNGGNPTWVLPFQFGEHPFGQDEIGRDIFARVMRGTQQSIVVMVLYGIIAAFIGIVVGAVSGFFRGRIDSLLMRFTDLIIVIPVIVIAAVLGRTFGGLGAVVLGIVLGLIGWPSLARLVRGEFLSLREREFVDAARVAGASNSRIVFRHILPNAIGVVIVSTTLLMSAAILLEAALSFLGFGIVKPDVSLGQIINEYQGAFATRPWLFWFPGLFIIIIALSINFIGDGLRDAFDPRQRRMPGGQGPYKQMFAMLTGRNRRDAGPTTGSGAEGVRVPPPVGSARPGAQADGPADGRAPDGADGR, from the coding sequence ATGTCCAACGCACTGATGGGGAACCCCAACGACCCCCACAACGACCCGAACCTCCCCGAGGGCGGCGCGAACTCCGAGCTCACGATCGAGCAGCGCGAGGTCGAGGGCCTCAGCCAGGGCACCGTCGTCCGCCGTCGGTTCCTCCGCCACAAGGGCGCGATGACCGCGCTCGTGATCCTCCTGCTGATGGCGATCCTCGTGTACTCGTCCGTGGGCATCCAGTTCTTCGGCCTCCGCATCCCCGGCTGGTGGCTGTGGGGCTACGAGGACGCGTCGCCCATCGTGAACGGCGGCAACCCGACGTGGGTGCTGCCCTTCCAGTTCGGCGAGCACCCCTTCGGCCAGGACGAGATCGGCCGCGACATCTTCGCCCGCGTCATGCGCGGCACGCAGCAGTCCATCGTCGTGATGGTGCTCTACGGCATCATCGCCGCGTTCATCGGCATCGTCGTCGGCGCCGTCTCGGGCTTCTTCCGCGGACGCATCGACTCCCTGCTCATGCGCTTCACGGACCTCATCATCGTCATCCCCGTCATCGTCATCGCCGCCGTCCTCGGTCGCACCTTCGGCGGGCTCGGCGCGGTGGTCCTCGGCATCGTCCTCGGCCTGATCGGCTGGCCGTCGCTCGCCCGCCTGGTGCGCGGCGAGTTCCTCAGCCTGCGCGAGCGCGAGTTCGTCGACGCCGCCCGGGTCGCGGGAGCGTCGAACAGCCGCATCGTGTTCCGGCACATCCTGCCCAACGCGATCGGCGTGGTCATCGTGTCGACCACGCTGCTCATGAGCGCGGCGATCCTGCTCGAGGCGGCCCTGTCGTTCCTCGGGTTCGGCATCGTGAAGCCCGACGTGTCGCTGGGCCAGATCATCAACGAGTACCAGGGCGCCTTCGCGACCCGGCCGTGGCTGTTCTGGTTCCCGGGCCTGTTCATCATCATCATCGCGCTGTCGATCAACTTCATCGGCGACGGCCTCCGCGACGCCTTCGACCCGCGCCAGCGGCGCATGCCGGGCGGACAGGGCCCCTACAAGCAGATGTTCGCGATGCTCACGGGTCGCAACCGCCGCGACGCGGGTCCGACGACCGGATCCGGCGCCGAGGGCGTCCGCGTCCCGCCGCCCGTCGGATCCGCGCGTCCGGGCGCCCAGGCCGACGGCCCCGCCGACGGCCGGGCACCCGACGGCGCGGACGGCCGGTGA
- a CDS encoding ABC transporter permease, which produces MLTFVLRRLVASFFVLLGASFIIYNLAANSGDPLGDLRESPSPNRDALIAARTDLLDLDVPSPLRYFLWLGGVFKVFIGQIDLGKAIDGREVNDLIANAAGQTIQLVTIATIIAVLIGVSIGMTTALRQYSGYDYTVTFASFLFFSLPIFFVAVLLKQYVAIGFNDFLVNPTIPPVLIVVLSLVSGFVWMSIIGGDPKPRLIVFGSATVITAAVLVYLLATDWFSRPGLGILLIGALGALIAVLITSLSTGLRNRRAFYSALGMAVLGAALWYPLQYVLTVSAPWWITIVLIVAFAVVGVVVGYVVGQNDKPIVARGAGITGGLVALLIIVDRVMQVWPDYVTNTRGRPIATVGAVTPGLQGSIWQGMLDSYTHLLLPTIAILLISVASYSRYSRASLLEVMNQDYVRTARAKGLTERTVIMRHAFRNAMIPVATVIAFDVGGLIGGAVITETIFAWKGMGSVFQDALTKTDLNPLMGFILITSILTVIFNMLADILYSVLDPRIRVS; this is translated from the coding sequence GTGCTTACCTTCGTCTTGAGACGCCTCGTCGCGTCGTTCTTCGTCCTCCTGGGCGCCAGCTTCATCATCTACAACCTGGCGGCCAACTCGGGTGATCCCCTCGGGGACCTGCGCGAGAGCCCGTCGCCCAACCGCGACGCCCTCATCGCCGCCCGGACCGACCTCCTCGACCTCGACGTCCCGTCCCCGCTGCGCTACTTCCTCTGGCTCGGGGGAGTGTTCAAGGTGTTCATCGGCCAGATCGACCTCGGCAAGGCCATCGACGGCCGCGAGGTCAACGACCTCATCGCCAACGCCGCCGGCCAGACCATCCAGCTCGTGACGATCGCGACGATCATCGCCGTGCTCATCGGCGTCTCCATCGGCATGACGACCGCCCTCCGCCAGTACAGCGGCTACGACTACACGGTCACGTTCGCGTCGTTCCTCTTCTTCTCCCTGCCGATCTTCTTCGTCGCCGTGCTGCTCAAGCAGTACGTCGCCATCGGCTTCAACGACTTCCTCGTGAACCCGACTATTCCGCCGGTCCTCATCGTCGTCCTGTCGCTCGTCTCGGGCTTCGTGTGGATGAGCATCATCGGCGGCGACCCGAAGCCGCGCCTCATCGTGTTCGGGTCCGCGACGGTCATCACCGCGGCGGTGCTCGTGTACCTGCTCGCGACCGACTGGTTCTCGCGGCCCGGTCTCGGCATCCTCCTCATCGGCGCGCTCGGCGCGCTCATCGCGGTGCTCATCACGTCGCTGTCGACGGGGCTGCGCAACCGCCGTGCGTTCTACTCGGCGCTGGGGATGGCCGTCCTCGGCGCCGCGCTCTGGTACCCGCTGCAGTACGTGCTGACGGTCTCCGCGCCCTGGTGGATCACGATCGTGCTCATCGTCGCGTTCGCCGTGGTCGGCGTGGTCGTCGGCTACGTGGTCGGCCAGAACGACAAGCCCATCGTCGCCCGCGGCGCGGGCATCACGGGCGGCCTCGTCGCGCTGCTGATCATCGTCGACCGCGTCATGCAGGTCTGGCCCGACTACGTGACCAACACGCGCGGCCGTCCCATCGCCACCGTCGGCGCCGTCACCCCGGGCCTCCAGGGCTCGATCTGGCAGGGCATGCTCGACAGCTACACGCACCTCCTGCTGCCGACCATCGCGATCCTCCTCATCTCCGTCGCGAGCTACTCCCGCTACTCGCGGGCGAGCCTGCTCGAGGTGATGAACCAGGACTACGTGCGCACCGCGCGGGCCAAGGGCCTCACCGAGCGCACCGTGATCATGCGCCACGCGTTCCGCAACGCCATGATCCCCGTGGCCACCGTCATCGCCTTCGACGTGGGCGGCCTCATCGGCGGCGCCGTGATCACGGAGACGATCTTCGCCTGGAAGGGCATGGGCTCCGTCTTCCAGGACGCCCTGACCAAGACCGACCTCAATCCGCTGATGGGGTTCATCCTGATCACGAGCATCCTGACCGTCATCTTCAACATGCTGGCCGACATCCTGTACTCGGTCCTCGATCCTCGAATCCGGGTGAGCTGA
- a CDS encoding ABC transporter family substrate-binding protein, producing the protein MKIRRLAAAGAVIVSGALVLSGCSAPAQESEVIAGTEITVAWNDPFLEYNNLSATGNATANTNIVYLTNRAFNYYDDGPSLVKDTDFGTYEKVSDDPLVVKFTINEGVKWSDGTPVDAADMLLNWAANTTNVNTTEDVTTNEDGTVSTGDDQVFFNSGAVKDTRLGLVTKTPEIGDDGRSLTYTYDQPYVDWEVATGNGVGVSAHGTTQLAFPDENLSPEDAKKKLITAIQDKDASVLAPVSKVWNDGYRFSDMPTEPQKTLGDGAYTITDLKADQYITLTANKEYTGDKKPKYEKITVRFISDPQAQIQALSNGEVQIASGQPTADLLQQVQGLSGIEYKGQAEGTYEHVDLQVTNGGPFDPAKYGGDAEKAKLVRQAFFKTLPREEILDKLIKPLQTDAELRNSNVFVPGTPNYEASVEKNGYAQQTVDIEGAKADLAKAGVTGTIDARVIYGQGNTRRQQEFELMRQSAQQAGFNLIDVNSATWGADLSSKTDSYDIALFGWQSTSLAVGESGPNYQTGGINNYYGWSDPEVDSLFKQLDTETDTDKQRDLLIQAETLIQQQGWTTPIFQFPGLTAWSDTVTGVKPAFLSPTYFWNYWEWAPAQAAAE; encoded by the coding sequence TTGAAAATCAGACGCCTCGCAGCGGCTGGTGCCGTCATCGTGTCCGGTGCCCTCGTCCTCAGCGGCTGCTCTGCGCCCGCCCAGGAGTCCGAGGTCATCGCCGGCACTGAGATCACCGTGGCCTGGAACGACCCGTTCCTCGAGTACAACAACCTGTCGGCGACCGGCAACGCCACCGCCAACACGAACATCGTGTACCTGACGAACCGGGCCTTCAACTACTACGACGACGGCCCCTCGCTGGTGAAGGACACCGACTTCGGCACGTACGAGAAGGTCTCCGACGACCCGCTCGTGGTGAAGTTCACGATCAACGAGGGCGTCAAGTGGAGCGACGGCACCCCCGTCGACGCCGCGGACATGCTCCTCAACTGGGCCGCGAACACGACGAACGTGAACACGACCGAGGACGTCACGACGAACGAGGACGGCACGGTCTCCACCGGGGACGACCAGGTCTTCTTCAACTCGGGCGCCGTCAAGGACACCCGCCTCGGCCTGGTCACCAAGACCCCCGAGATCGGCGACGACGGCCGCAGCCTCACCTACACGTACGACCAGCCCTACGTCGACTGGGAGGTCGCGACCGGCAACGGCGTCGGCGTCTCCGCCCACGGCACCACGCAGCTCGCGTTCCCCGACGAGAACCTCTCGCCCGAGGACGCGAAGAAGAAGCTCATCACGGCGATCCAGGACAAGGACGCCAGCGTCCTCGCCCCGGTCTCCAAGGTCTGGAACGACGGCTACCGCTTCTCGGACATGCCGACGGAGCCCCAGAAGACCCTGGGCGACGGCGCGTACACGATCACCGACCTCAAGGCCGACCAGTACATCACCCTGACGGCCAACAAGGAGTACACCGGCGACAAGAAGCCGAAGTACGAGAAGATCACGGTCCGCTTCATCTCGGACCCGCAGGCGCAGATCCAGGCCCTCTCCAACGGCGAGGTCCAGATCGCGTCCGGCCAGCCCACGGCCGACCTCCTCCAGCAGGTCCAGGGACTCAGCGGCATCGAGTACAAGGGCCAGGCCGAGGGCACGTACGAGCACGTCGACCTCCAGGTCACCAACGGCGGCCCGTTCGACCCCGCGAAGTACGGCGGCGACGCCGAGAAGGCCAAGCTCGTCCGCCAGGCGTTCTTCAAGACGCTGCCGCGCGAGGAGATCCTCGACAAGCTGATCAAGCCGCTGCAGACCGACGCCGAGCTCCGCAACTCGAACGTCTTCGTTCCCGGGACGCCGAACTACGAGGCCTCGGTCGAGAAGAACGGCTACGCGCAGCAGACGGTCGACATCGAGGGCGCCAAGGCGGACCTCGCCAAGGCCGGCGTCACCGGCACGATCGACGCCCGCGTCATCTACGGGCAGGGCAACACGCGCCGCCAGCAGGAGTTCGAGCTCATGCGCCAGTCCGCCCAGCAGGCGGGCTTCAACCTCATCGACGTGAACAGCGCGACGTGGGGTGCCGACCTGTCCAGCAAGACCGACTCCTACGACATCGCCCTCTTCGGATGGCAGTCCACGAGCCTCGCGGTCGGCGAGTCCGGCCCGAACTACCAGACCGGCGGCATCAACAACTACTACGGCTGGTCCGACCCCGAGGTCGACTCGCTGTTCAAGCAGCTGGACACGGAGACCGACACGGACAAGCAGCGCGATCTGCTCATCCAGGCCGAGACCCTCATCCAGCAGCAGGGCTGGACGACCCCGATCTTCCAGTTCCCGGGCCTCACGGCCTGGAGCGACACGGTCACGGGCGTCAAGCCGGCGTTCCTGTCGCCGACCTACTTCTGGAACTACTGGGAGTGGGCCCCGGCGCAGGCCGCAGCCGAGTAG
- a CDS encoding CPBP family intramembrane glutamic endopeptidase, which produces MPLRRAVRRRLRIEIAIVLGLSLGASAVYSVLRIVDLSTRSESLGSQSATINRSLNDRQVFDLLYQLLDVATALVPVALVLFLLWQPGRSAFRRIGLDLRRPGRDVAAGLGLAALIGVPGLCLYLAGRALGITVDVVPTALDSYWWTVPVLVLVALRAALQEEVIVVGYLFTRLRELGWGRGRLGAWTVILAAAVLRGSYHLYQGYGPFLGNVAMGVVFGWCYVRYGRTAPLVVAHLILDVVSFVGYPVALALMPGLFG; this is translated from the coding sequence ATGCCGCTCCGGCGAGCCGTCCGGAGACGACTGCGGATCGAGATCGCGATCGTGCTCGGACTCTCCCTGGGCGCGAGCGCCGTGTACTCGGTGCTGCGCATCGTGGACCTCTCGACGCGGTCGGAGTCGCTCGGCTCGCAGAGCGCCACCATCAACCGGAGCCTGAACGACCGGCAGGTCTTCGACCTCCTGTACCAGCTGCTCGACGTCGCGACCGCGCTCGTGCCCGTCGCCCTCGTGCTCTTCCTGCTGTGGCAGCCGGGGCGGAGCGCCTTCCGCCGGATCGGGCTCGACCTCCGGCGCCCGGGACGGGACGTCGCCGCCGGCCTCGGGCTGGCCGCGCTGATCGGGGTGCCGGGCCTCTGCCTGTACCTCGCGGGCCGTGCCCTCGGGATCACGGTCGACGTGGTGCCCACCGCCCTCGACTCGTACTGGTGGACCGTGCCGGTGCTCGTGCTCGTCGCCCTCCGCGCAGCGCTGCAGGAGGAGGTGATCGTCGTCGGGTACCTGTTCACCCGGCTGCGCGAGCTGGGCTGGGGGCGCGGTCGACTCGGTGCCTGGACCGTGATCCTCGCGGCCGCGGTCCTGCGCGGGAGCTACCACCTGTACCAGGGCTACGGGCCCTTCCTCGGGAACGTCGCGATGGGGGTCGTGTTCGGCTGGTGCTACGTGCGGTACGGCCGCACGGCGCCGCTCGTGGTGGCCCACCTGATCCTCGACGTCGTCAGCTTCGTGGGCTACCCGGTCGCGCTCGCCCTGATGCCGGGGCTGTTCGGCTGA
- a CDS encoding DUF485 domain-containing protein translates to MGDAAHPTGDPRPAVDYLEVEDSARFRELKRAHRGFVFPLAVAFLVWYFAFVLLSDYAHEFMSTPVIGNVNLGILLGLGQFVTTFAITTWYVSRANSRFDPVAAEIRADLEERERVALEGPRGSNPPGRRKGGRR, encoded by the coding sequence ATGGGCGACGCCGCTCATCCGACCGGGGACCCCCGGCCGGCCGTCGACTACCTGGAGGTCGAGGACTCCGCCCGGTTCCGGGAGCTGAAGCGCGCGCACCGCGGCTTCGTCTTCCCGCTCGCCGTCGCGTTCCTCGTCTGGTACTTCGCGTTCGTGCTGCTGTCGGACTACGCGCACGAGTTCATGTCCACGCCCGTCATCGGGAACGTGAACCTCGGGATCCTGCTCGGGCTCGGGCAGTTCGTGACGACGTTCGCCATCACCACCTGGTACGTGAGCCGGGCGAACTCGCGCTTCGATCCGGTCGCCGCGGAGATCCGGGCCGACCTGGAGGAGCGGGAGCGGGTCGCGCTCGAGGGGCCGCGCGGATCCAACCCGCCCGGGCGCCGGAAGGGCGGCCGGCGGTGA
- a CDS encoding solute symporter family protein — MATTPTTDTGDPVLNISIFGAFVVITLVIVFRASRNNSTAADYYAAGRSFTGPQNGTAIAGDYLSAASFLGIVGAIAINGYDGFLYSIGFLVAWLVALLLVAELMRNTGKFTMADVLSFRLRQRPVRLAAATTTLAVCFFYLLAQMAGAGGLVSLLLGIDDRLGQSLVIAVVGALMIVYVLVGGMKGTTWVQIIKACLLIAGAAVMTVWVLAIHGFDVSELLGAAAAASDKPVLEPGNQYGATGITKLDFLSLALALVLGTAGLPHVLMRFYTVPTAKEARRSVVWAIWLIGVFYLFTLVLGYGAGALLGSERILAAPGGVNSAAPLLALELGGPILLGIIAAVAFATILAVVAGLTITAAASFAHDVYGSVIKKGQVSANGEVRVARITVVVIGIVSIIAGIGANGQNVAFLVALAFAVAASANLPTILYSLYWRRFSTRGAVLSMYGGLGTALVLIAFSPVVSGAETSMIPGADFSWFPLSNPGIVSIPVGFLLGWIGTVTSTRREDPLVAAEMDVRSLTGHGAEKATEH, encoded by the coding sequence ATGGCGACGACGCCGACGACCGACACGGGCGACCCCGTCCTCAACATCTCGATCTTCGGGGCGTTCGTGGTCATCACCCTCGTGATCGTGTTCCGCGCCAGCCGGAACAACTCGACGGCCGCGGACTACTACGCGGCCGGACGCTCCTTCACCGGGCCGCAGAACGGCACCGCCATCGCGGGCGACTACCTCTCGGCGGCGTCGTTCCTCGGCATCGTGGGCGCCATCGCCATCAACGGGTACGACGGGTTCCTCTACTCGATCGGCTTCCTCGTCGCGTGGCTCGTGGCCCTGCTGCTGGTGGCCGAGCTCATGCGCAACACGGGCAAGTTCACGATGGCCGACGTGCTGAGCTTCCGGCTGAGGCAGCGGCCGGTGCGGCTGGCAGCGGCGACCACGACGCTCGCGGTCTGCTTCTTCTACCTGCTCGCGCAGATGGCCGGCGCGGGCGGGCTCGTCTCGCTGCTGCTCGGGATCGACGACCGGCTCGGGCAGTCGCTCGTGATCGCCGTGGTCGGCGCGCTCATGATCGTCTACGTGCTCGTCGGCGGCATGAAGGGCACGACCTGGGTGCAGATCATCAAGGCGTGCCTGCTCATCGCCGGCGCCGCCGTGATGACCGTCTGGGTGCTCGCGATCCACGGGTTCGACGTCTCCGAGCTGCTGGGCGCGGCCGCGGCGGCATCCGACAAGCCCGTGCTCGAGCCGGGCAACCAGTACGGGGCCACGGGGATCACGAAGCTCGACTTCCTGTCGCTCGCGCTCGCGCTGGTGCTCGGCACGGCGGGCCTCCCCCACGTGCTCATGCGCTTCTACACGGTGCCGACCGCGAAGGAGGCCCGGCGCAGCGTCGTCTGGGCGATCTGGCTCATCGGCGTCTTCTACCTCTTCACCCTGGTGCTCGGGTACGGCGCGGGCGCGCTGCTCGGGAGCGAGCGGATCCTCGCGGCCCCCGGCGGCGTCAACTCGGCCGCTCCCCTGCTGGCGCTCGAGCTCGGCGGGCCGATCCTGCTCGGGATCATCGCGGCGGTCGCGTTCGCGACGATCCTGGCGGTGGTCGCCGGGCTCACCATCACGGCGGCGGCGTCCTTCGCGCACGACGTGTACGGCAGCGTCATCAAGAAGGGGCAGGTGTCGGCGAACGGCGAGGTGCGGGTCGCGCGGATCACGGTGGTCGTGATCGGGATCGTCTCGATCATCGCGGGCATCGGCGCGAACGGGCAGAACGTGGCGTTCCTCGTGGCGCTCGCGTTCGCGGTGGCCGCGAGCGCGAACCTGCCGACGATCCTGTACTCCCTCTACTGGCGGCGGTTCTCCACGCGCGGCGCGGTGCTCAGCATGTACGGCGGCCTCGGGACGGCGCTCGTGCTGATCGCGTTCTCGCCCGTGGTGTCGGGCGCGGAGACGTCGATGATCCCGGGGGCCGACTTCTCGTGGTTCCCGCTGAGCAACCCCGGCATCGTGTCGATCCCCGTCGGCTTCCTGCTGGGCTGGATCGGGACGGTCACGTCCACGCGCAGGGAGGACCCGCTGGTCGCGGCCGAGATGGACGTCAGGTCGCTCACCGGGCACGGCGCGGAGAAGGCGACCGAGCACTGA
- a CDS encoding MurR/RpiR family transcriptional regulator, with the protein MQWSDDVGPTTRIATVVNALQPSERRVVELILDDTEGVVEITAQELADRAGVARSTVVRSCQSLGYRGYPQLRVALTRELARSSARASSAAGDDGHGPSALGRIRSDLDALAAALPRIASVLSEEEVEAVVARVVAARRLVIVASGLSSPLALDLSLRLTAVGRPAEHVADPIGQQIAVSRLGADDLVLVISGSGANELSLRAARSARSAGAGIVVVTSFATSPIGALADVALVVAPAKAGFRHEVEHTSRIPHVIVLESLVEIVADRLGATASDTRAGVLAILSDALSD; encoded by the coding sequence GTGCAGTGGAGTGACGACGTCGGGCCCACCACGCGCATCGCCACCGTGGTCAACGCCCTGCAGCCGAGCGAGCGCCGCGTGGTCGAGCTGATCCTCGACGACACCGAGGGCGTGGTGGAGATCACCGCCCAGGAGCTCGCCGACCGCGCGGGCGTCGCCCGGTCCACCGTGGTGCGCTCCTGCCAGAGCCTCGGCTACCGCGGGTACCCGCAGCTGCGCGTCGCCCTCACCCGCGAGCTCGCGCGGAGCTCGGCCCGCGCGTCGAGCGCCGCGGGGGACGACGGCCACGGCCCGAGCGCCCTGGGCCGGATCCGCTCCGACCTCGACGCGCTCGCCGCCGCCCTCCCGCGGATCGCGAGCGTGCTCTCGGAGGAGGAGGTGGAGGCCGTCGTGGCGCGCGTGGTCGCCGCCCGCCGGCTCGTGATCGTCGCGAGCGGCCTGTCGTCGCCGCTCGCCCTCGACCTCTCGCTGCGCCTCACCGCCGTCGGCCGGCCGGCGGAGCACGTGGCCGATCCCATCGGCCAGCAGATCGCCGTCAGCCGCCTGGGCGCGGACGACCTGGTGCTCGTCATCAGCGGCAGCGGCGCCAACGAGCTGAGCCTCCGGGCGGCGCGCTCCGCCCGGTCGGCGGGCGCGGGGATCGTCGTGGTCACCTCCTTCGCGACCTCGCCCATCGGGGCGCTCGCCGACGTCGCCCTCGTCGTGGCGCCGGCGAAGGCGGGCTTCCGCCACGAGGTCGAGCACACCTCGCGCATCCCGCACGTCATCGTGCTGGAGTCCCTCGTCGAGATCGTCGCCGACCGCCTCGGCGCGACGGCGTCGGACACCCGCGCGGGCGTCCTCGCGATCCTCAGCGACGCCCTCAGCGACTGA
- the phnE gene encoding phosphonate ABC transporter, permease protein PhnE, protein MTLAVPVRPRRPGRAIAVAGVTAVVVVACWSADIAWDRLGDLPAEVVRYLWLMFSSPDWSKLPEALAQTWTSVLMAWVGTVLGIVVSVPLAFVAARGFAPAAVRWPLRILFSAIRAVPEIITAIVILSVTGLTPLTGALALAVSSIGTLGKWGYESVEGVDRGPLEAVRAAGGGAWSLIRWGVWPQASGEFLSFWLYRFEINVRASAVLGLIGVGGIGDMLTSYTQYREWPTVGVLLIVVVAVTMSIDAISGAIRRRITEGARVRAVE, encoded by the coding sequence ATGACCCTCGCCGTGCCCGTCCGCCCCCGCCGCCCCGGTCGCGCGATCGCCGTCGCGGGCGTCACCGCCGTCGTGGTCGTGGCCTGCTGGTCGGCCGACATCGCCTGGGACCGCCTCGGCGACCTCCCCGCGGAGGTCGTCCGCTACCTGTGGCTCATGTTCTCGAGCCCCGACTGGTCGAAGCTGCCCGAGGCCCTGGCCCAGACGTGGACCTCGGTGCTCATGGCCTGGGTCGGCACCGTCCTCGGCATCGTCGTCTCGGTCCCGCTGGCGTTCGTCGCGGCCCGCGGGTTCGCGCCGGCCGCGGTGCGCTGGCCGCTGCGGATCCTGTTCTCCGCCATCCGCGCGGTGCCGGAGATCATCACGGCGATCGTGATCCTGTCGGTCACCGGCCTCACGCCGCTCACCGGCGCGCTCGCCCTCGCCGTCTCGAGCATCGGCACGCTCGGCAAGTGGGGCTACGAGTCCGTCGAGGGCGTGGACCGCGGCCCGCTCGAGGCGGTGCGCGCGGCCGGCGGCGGCGCCTGGTCGCTCATCCGCTGGGGCGTGTGGCCGCAGGCGAGCGGCGAGTTCCTCTCCTTCTGGCTGTACCGGTTCGAGATCAACGTGCGCGCCTCGGCGGTCCTCGGCCTCATCGGCGTCGGCGGGATCGGCGACATGCTCACCTCCTACACTCAGTACCGGGAGTGGCCCACGGTCGGCGTGCTCCTCATCGTGGTGGTCGCCGTCACCATGTCGATCGACGCGATCTCCGGAGCCATCCGCCGCCGGATCACCGAGGGGGCGAGGGTCCGTGCAGTGGAGTGA
- the phnE gene encoding phosphonate ABC transporter, permease protein PhnE, which yields MSVRELPPRPAGRWKPWVALAVVLAITAVALSPQLGVAFGFDAIARNWRNGADKLVRLVQPDWAFFPRTVAPMLETLAMAVIATVAGSAIALPLSLWAARLTNPHPVSRGILRAALNVVRAVPELLYASLLVAMVGVGALPGIIALVLFNVGIIVKLVSEAIESNDAGPLEAGRAAGGTRMQVDRAVALPDVIPGFVGQALYVLELNVRASTVLGLVGAGGIGLLIDAVRTFYRYDQLALIVLEILVIVIVIDLVSNEIRKRIA from the coding sequence ATGAGCGTCCGGGAGCTGCCGCCGCGGCCGGCGGGACGCTGGAAGCCGTGGGTCGCGCTCGCCGTGGTGCTCGCGATCACGGCGGTCGCGCTGAGCCCGCAGCTCGGCGTCGCGTTCGGCTTCGACGCCATCGCGCGCAACTGGCGCAACGGCGCCGACAAGCTGGTGCGGCTGGTCCAGCCCGACTGGGCGTTCTTCCCGCGCACGGTCGCGCCGATGCTCGAGACGCTCGCCATGGCCGTCATCGCCACGGTCGCGGGCTCGGCGATCGCGCTGCCGCTCAGCCTCTGGGCGGCCCGGCTGACGAACCCGCATCCCGTGAGCCGGGGGATCCTCCGCGCGGCGCTCAACGTGGTGCGCGCCGTGCCCGAGCTCCTGTACGCCTCCCTGCTCGTGGCGATGGTGGGCGTCGGCGCGCTGCCCGGCATCATCGCGCTCGTCCTCTTCAACGTCGGGATCATCGTGAAGCTCGTCTCGGAGGCCATCGAGTCGAACGACGCCGGGCCCCTGGAGGCCGGGCGCGCGGCGGGCGGCACGCGCATGCAGGTCGACCGGGCCGTCGCGCTCCCGGACGTGATCCCCGGCTTCGTCGGCCAGGCGCTCTACGTGCTGGAGCTCAACGTCCGCGCGTCCACCGTCCTCGGCCTCGTGGGCGCCGGCGGCATCGGCCTCCTCATCGACGCCGTGCGCACCTTCTACCGCTACGACCAGCTCGCGCTGATCGTGCTCGAGATCCTCGTGATCGTCATCGTGATCGACCTCGTCTCGAACGAGATCAGGAAGAGGATCGCATGA
- the phnC gene encoding phosphonate ABC transporter ATP-binding protein has protein sequence MPATRPLAEAAALAPASAPWAVRLAGVTVRYPNGVVALKDVSLDIAGGEMVSIVGLSGSGKSSLIRTINGLVPVSSGEVEVGGTRVDGLAGRRLRALRGDVGMIFQGFNLAKRASVLDNVLVGRLAHTPGWRTFLGLHTAADREIAFQALDSVGILAKVWDRASTLSGGQQQRVAIARALAQRPRLVLADEPVASLDPPTAHGVMGDLRRINRELGITVLTNLHLLDLARGYGDRMIGLRAGEVVYDGPAATAGDDVFEAIYGRSILSEDTLG, from the coding sequence GTGCCCGCCACCCGCCCCCTCGCGGAGGCCGCCGCGCTCGCGCCGGCCTCCGCGCCGTGGGCCGTGCGCCTGGCCGGCGTCACGGTCCGCTACCCCAACGGCGTCGTCGCCCTCAAGGACGTCTCGCTCGACATCGCCGGCGGCGAGATGGTCTCCATCGTCGGCCTGTCCGGATCCGGCAAGTCGAGCCTCATCCGCACGATCAACGGCCTCGTCCCCGTCTCCTCCGGCGAGGTGGAGGTCGGCGGCACGCGCGTCGACGGCCTCGCGGGCCGGCGCCTGCGCGCCCTCCGCGGCGACGTCGGCATGATCTTCCAGGGCTTCAACCTGGCGAAGCGCGCGAGCGTGCTGGACAACGTCCTCGTGGGGCGGCTCGCGCACACGCCCGGCTGGCGGACCTTCCTCGGGCTGCACACCGCGGCCGACCGGGAGATCGCGTTCCAGGCGCTCGACAGCGTCGGGATCCTCGCCAAGGTCTGGGACCGCGCGTCCACCCTCTCGGGCGGCCAACAGCAGCGCGTCGCGATCGCGCGGGCGCTGGCGCAGCGACCCCGCCTCGTCCTCGCCGACGAGCCGGTCGCGAGCCTCGACCCGCCGACCGCGCACGGCGTCATGGGCGACCTCCGCCGCATCAACCGCGAGCTCGGGATCACCGTGCTCACGAACCTGCACCTGCTCGACCTCGCGCGCGGCTACGGCGACCGCATGATCGGGCTCCGCGCCGGCGAGGTCGTCTACGACGGGCCCGCCGCGACCGCGGGCGACGACGTCTTCGAGGCGATCTACGGCCGGTCCATCCTGTCCGAGGACACCCTCGGATGA